One Candidatus Omnitrophota bacterium genomic window, ACCGGCCTTACAGCTTTTGCTTTGGCTTTTGTCGTCCTGATCCTTTGATAGATTACGAGGTTTCTTGCCATACTAAGGATAGTAGCTTTTCTCCAGCTGGTGAATCTATTAAGTCTGTTTTTGGATTTTGAATGTCTCATTTTTTATATAAGTTATAGAGGTTAAACAATTTTTAATTTTTTTGTATCGACCTTCATACCTAAGCCCAGGCCCATACCGGCCAAAAGTTCTTTTATTTCAGTAAGAGATTTCTTACCAAAGTTCTTGAATCCGAGCATCTCCTCCTCTGGCCTTTTGACCAGGTCCGCTATGGTTTTGATATTGGCCTCGCGTAAACAATTAGAACTGCGTACTGAAAGCTCAAGTTCAGATATCGGCAGCCTTAGTTTCTCGTAAAGCTCTACTTCTTCCTTGGTCATCATCGGTTCTTCTTCCGCATCTTCAGGAAGCTGGCCAAAGCTGACAAAAATATCCAAGTGCCTTTGAAGAATATTAGAGGCATATAAGAGGGCATCTTTAGGATTAATGGCCCCGTTAGTTGTTATTTCCAAAATAAGTTTATCGTAATCCGTACGCTGGCCGACTCGCGTATTTTCAATGGTGAAATTTACCTGCTTAACCGGCGTGAAAATTGAATCTACGGGGATTACGCCGATAGCCATATCCTCTTTTTTATTGAGTTCCTGAGGCACATATCCGCGCCCCCTTGCTACTTCCATCTCAATGTGGAATTTAGTATCTTTGGTCAACGTAGCTATATGGTGTTCGGGATTAATGATCTCGACTGATTCATCAGTAATGATATCCTTGGCTTTGATCTCGCCTTTCTTATCCTTCTTTATTGATATAGTCTTGGGGATCTTTGAATGTGAATTTATAACCAGCCCTTTGATATTAAGAATTATCTCTGTTGTGTCTTCAAGCACGCCTGGTATCGTTGAGAATTCATGCTGGACTCCGTCAAATTTGACTGAGGTAACAGCACTTCCTTCGATAGAAGAAAGCAGGACACGCCTTAAGGAATTGCCTAAAGTAACCCCGTATCCTCTTTCAAACGGCGCAGCATAAAATCTGCCATAAGTATTCGTATAAGTTGACTCATCGCATTCAAGTCTTTTTGGCAACTGAAAATCAGACCATTTTATTCCCATTTTTCCTCCTGAGATTATTTAACTTAGCTAAAGCCTTGATTACTTCGAATAAAGCTCGACTATTAATTGTTCTTGGATCGGCAATTGTATATCTGACTTTTCTGGTAACCTGTTTATTTTTGCTTTCAGGTCCTGGGCATTGGCTTCTATCCATGATACAATCGCCCTGTCTTTGGAAAATTCTATGTTTTCCCGTATTTTATTCAAAGCGCCGTCCTTACCCTTTACCTCTATGGAATCACCGGCTGCTACTAAATAAGACGGAATATTGACTCTCTTGCCATTGATGTAAATGAGGTTATGCCTGACAATCTGTCTTGCCTGAGCACGGGAGGTAGCGAAATTCATCCTAAAGATGACATTGTCAAGCCTTCTTTCAAGTAATTGCAAGAGTATCTTACCGGTTACACCTTTTGATTTTGAAGCGATTCCGAAATATCTGCGGAATTGTCTCTCCAGCACGCCGTATACCCTCTTAACCTTCTGTTTTTCTCTTAACTGTATACCGTAGTTAGAATGTTTCTGCTTACCCTGGCCATGCTGGCCCGGGGCATATGCTCTTTTAGCAATCGCGCATTTAGGAGTATTGCACCTTGCGCCTTTTAAGAATAATTTTTCACCTTCACGCCTGCATAACCTGCAAACAGCATCCTTATAACGAGCCATTATTAATTATACTCTCCTTTTCTTCTTGGGACGGCAACCATTATGAGGTATAGGAGTTACGTCTTTAATGCAGGTCACCGTTAAACCCGAAGCCTGTAAGGCCCTTATCGCTGATTCTCTACCGAATCCGGGGCCCTTTACAAAAACTTCCACTTCTTTAATCCCTATATCTTTAGCTTTTTTAGCCGCATCAGTTGCTGCTACCTGAGCAGCAAAAGGCGTAGACTTTTTTGATCCGCCATAACCAACTATTCCCGGAGCAGACCAGACTAAAGCATTACCCTGCTTATCAGTAATTGTTATTATGGTATTATTAAAACTTGCCTGGATATGTGCAATCCCGCTGGTAATGCCTCTGGCTATTTTCTTTTTTTTTGCTTTATCTTTTGTTGCCATTAAATATGACCTCCGTTATTTGGTTTCAACCTTTTTGACTACTATACTTCCGCCTTTTCTCGGACCTTTTCTTGTCCTTGCGTTTGTGCGCGTTCTCTGCCCTCTGACCGGAAGGCCCTTTTTATGACGCATGCCACGCCAGGCCCCTATATCCATAAGTCTTTTTATGTTTTGGGATATATCCCTGCGCAGGTCACCTTCGACCCGGTAACCGCTTTTTTGAAGTATAATGGTAATCCTGGAAATTTCTTCTTCGCTTAAATCTTTAGCTCTCTTAAGCGGTTCTATGTTCGCTTCTTTAAGGATTTTATTAGACATGAACCTGCCGACTCCGTAAAGGTAAGTCAGGGCAGTTTCAATGGTTTTTTCTTTCGGTAAGTCAACGCCTATAATTCTTGGCACTTTTTCCTCCTTGTATACTGCTAAAGGGAATTATCCTTGTTTTTGTTTATGCTTAGGTGTAGAGCATATGACGCGCGCAACACCACGCCTTTTGATTATCTTACACTTGTCGCAAATTTTTCTTATAGATGATTTTACTTTCATTTTATCCTGAATGTTATTCTTCCCCTGCTTAAATCATAGGGGGACAATTCTAGTTTTACCTTATCTCCGGGCAATATTCTGATAAAGTGCATACGCATTTTTCCCGAAACGTGTGCCAGAACCACATGTCCGTTATCAAGCTCAACCCTGAACATCGCATTAGGCAGAGCTTCTAAAATTTTACCTTCTGTTTCGATCAGTTCTTCTTTTGCCATAGTTAAGCGGTTAAAATCTCTGTTCCTCTGTCGGTAATGGCAACCGTGTGTTCAAAATGAGCAGATGCCATTCTATCTTTTGTCAGGGCAGTCCAGCCATTAGGTGCGATTTCAACCTCCCACGCACCCATATTAACCATGGGCTCAACAGCAAATACCATTCCTTCAGTCAATAACGGCCCTGTGCCCTTGCGGCCGAAATTAGGAATCTCCGGTTCTTCGTGAAGCGACTTGCCTATGCCATGGCCTACAAATTCCCGGACTATTGAGAAACCGTTTTTCTCTACGTATTCCTGTATAGCATAAGAAATATCGTAAAGATGGTTATTTGCTTTTACTTTTTCTATACCGATCTTCAGGGATTTTTCAGTTACTTCCAGCAGTTTCTTTATCTGGCCGCTGACAATTCCGATCGGAATAGTCAACGCAGCATCTGAAAAGTACCCCTTATAATTTATTCCGACATCCAAGCTCAATATATCGCCGTTTAAAAGCACCCTCTCTGACGGTATGCCATGAACTACCTCATCATTGACAGATGTGCATATATTGGCGGGATATCCTCTGTATCCTTTAAAAGCAGAGATGACACTTTCTTTTTTAATCAGGGTTTCCGCATAGGCGTCGATCTCTTTCGTTGTCATCCCTTCGCTTACAAACAATCTCAAAGAACGGATAATCCTTGATAAAATCTTTCCTGACTCCCCCATCATATGAATATCTTCTTTAGACTTTAGAGGGATCATTCAAACCTTTTACTAATTCAATTATTTCCTTTAATACATCATTGGCCTGCCCATCAGCAGAAACTTTAAGCAGGCTCCCTTTATTTTTATAATAATCTAACAGTGAAGAGACCTCATTTTTGTAGACTATGAGGCGGTTTTTTATAGTTTCTTCCTTATCATCATCGCGCTGGTATAATTGCCCGCCGCACGCATCGCAGACCATTGTTTTCTTGGGGGGCATATTTATCTTATGGAAAAGCATATTACAGCTTCGGCATACCAGCCTTCCGCTTAATCTTTGTATGATAACTCCGTCGCTTGAATCAAGATATATAACCGTATCAATTTTGATATTCCTCTGGCTTAGTATTGAGTCTAATGTTTTGGCCTGAGAGATATTTCTGGGATAACCATCAAGTATAAAGCCTTTTTTTGTATCCGGCAAACCCAGGCGGCTGTTTAGCATTTTTGTTACCAGCTCATCAGGCACCAATCCGCCTTTATTCATATAATCTTTGGCTTTCCTGCCTAGCTCGGTATCAAGCTTTACATTTTCCCTTAGAATATCGCCGGTAGATATATGCGGGAGGTTTAGTGACTTAGCCAGCTGTTTTGACTGAGTCCCTTTACCCGCACCCGGAGGGCCTAATAATATTATATTCATTATCTTCTTCCCTTGATCCTGCCGCTTTTAATGAATCCTTCATAGTGATGCATTAACAAATGTGATTCTATCTGCTTAATAGTGTCAAGCATGACCCCGACGATAATCAGAACGCCCGTGCCGCCAAAGAAGGATGCAACCATATAAGGCACACCCAGCCAGTTCATTGTAAGATGCGGAAAAACAGCGACAAAAGCGATAAAAATAGCCCCGGCTAAAGTGATCCGCGTCATTACAAAATCTAAGTATTCCGCCGTTGATTTTCCGGGACGGATCCCTGGCACAAAACCTCCGTATTTCTTCATATTCTCCGAAAGGTCAAGCGGATTAAACACGATAGCAGTATAGAAATAACAGAAAAATATTATCAAAAGAGCATAAAGAAAAGTATATAAAATGTGCCCGGGGCCTAAGCTTTGGGCCAGCCTTTGAAACGCCGGGTTAGGTATAAAAGTCGCTATTGTTGCAGGAAATGAAATAATAGATTGGGCAAATATGATTGCGATAACGCCAGCCGTATCTACTTTTAAAGGGATATATGTGCTTTGCCCTCCAAAGATTTTTCTTCCTACAACCCTGCGCGCGTATTGCACAGGGATCTTTCTCTGCCCTTGCGTGACAAAAATTACCGCTAATACAACTCCGACCAAAAGGACAGCCATAATAATGAGCGTAAAAAACGGCAGCGCTCTTTTTGATGGAGAATTCGGCGATAGAAGTATGTAAAGCTGGTTCAACGCCGGGCTTATCCTGGAAATAATGCCGGCGGTAATAACAAGTGATATGCCGTTTCCAATACCCTTTTCCTGTATTTGTTCTCCAAGCCACATAATAAAAATGGTGCCGGTAGTAAGGGTAAGTACGGTTAATATCCTGAAAGAAATCCCGGGACTGCCGACAATTTTAATCCCTTCAAACCTTGCCGGGTTCTCAAGCCACAGGGCGATAAAAAACGATTGTATTACGGCAAGCACAATAGTGCCGTAACGAGTATATTGATTTATTTTTTCATATCCTACACGGCCTTCTTTGGATAATTTTTCCAGTGCCGGTATAACAGCAGTCAAGAGTTGCAAGATGATCGAAGACGAGATATAAGGCATTATCCCCAAGGCAAATATGGTCATCTGCTCCATCGCTCCGCCCGAAAACATGTTTATAATACCCAGTAATGCCCCGCCGGAAGTCCTTGCCATTTCGGCAAAAAATTTAGAAAGAGCAGCTCCATCAATACCCGGAGTAGGTATAAAACATCCCACCCTGTAAACAAGAAGTAAAGCCCCGGTTATTAAAAGCCGTTTCTTTAAATCGGGTATTTTAAAAGAATTTGCTAAAGCCTTTAACACTAAATAACCTCAGCCTTTCCGCCGGCATTGATAATCTTTTCTCGTGCTGCCTTTGAAAACGCATGTGCCTGTAAATTTATAGACTTTTTTAAGTCGCCTTTAGCTAAGATCTTAACTTTCTTATCCTTAGAAGAGATCAGGCCTTTATCATATAAAACCTCAGGATTGATCATTTCTTCTTTTAAATTCTTTAGATCTATTAGATTAACTATCTGATATACCTGTTTAAATATGCTGGTAAACCCTCTTTTAGGGAATTTACGGATTAAAGGCGATTGCCCGCCTTCAAAACCAAGGTAAAAATGGCGGCCTGCCCTAGAAGTCTGGCCCTTGCTGCCTCTTGTAGAAGTTTTTCCATGGCCTGAACTAGAGCCTCTGCCTAATATCCTTTTTCTTTTTTTACTGCCGGCAGCGGGTTTTAAATTGTGCAACCCAAGAAAAACAGCCTTCTCTTTGGAGGTTTTTAAATCTTTTCTAAATGTTTTTGTTTTAGGTGATGGCCTTTTAGCCTTGATCTTCTTTTCTTTCATATTTTATGCCTTCAGATTGGTTAACCCATCCATAGTTGCCTTGATTACATTAATCGGATTATTAGATTTAAGGGATTTAGTAAGGATATCCTTAATGCCGACGGCCTCACAGATAGCCCTTACCGGCCCGGCGGCAATGACTCCAGTTCCTTCGGAGGCAGGTTTAAGCATGACTTTAGCAGCTCCATATTCACCGATGATCTCATGAGGGATGGTAGAGCCTTCTATGCTTATCTTGACCAGGTTCTTTTTCGCCTTGCCTAATGATTTTCTTATTGCGTCTGCGACTTCATTAGCTTTATCCAAGGCATAACCTACTCTTCCTTTGGTATCACCGACAACAACAAGCGCCCGAAAATGTAGTTTTTTACCGCCTTTTGTTACTTTGGTAACACGGTTTATTGCTATTACTCTTTCAATGAATTCTACGTTTTCGCTACTGGTAGTGTCTTTCATATTTAAAATTCAACCCCGCCTTTTCTTAGTGAGTCGGCAAATGCCTTGACACGACCGTGATATTTCAATCCGGCACGGTCAAATATTATTTTCTTTATGCCTTTTTCTTTGGCTTTTCTTGCAAAAACTTCTCCCAAAAATACAGCCGCTTTTACGTTCCCGCCGTACGGGAAACGTTCTTTTACTTCCTTATCCATAGTAGATGACGACAACACTGTCCTCTTTTTTGAATCATCTACTACCTGGATAAAAAGGTTCTTTAAGCTCCTGTGAATAATCAAACGCGGCTTGGATTCTTCACCGAACATTCTTAATTTGATTCTTCTGTGCCTCTTTAACCTCGCTACTTCCCTGTTATTTTTCATATTTGATATTCTGTTTACTTTCCGGCAGTTGCCTGAGCTTTACCGATCTTCTTCTTTACAAATTCACCGACATACCTGATCCCCTTGCCTTTATAAGGCTCGGGAGGATAAATCATGCGTATCTCCGAGGCTACTTTTCCGATTTTTTCTTTATCGGTTCCGCTTATAACAATAATATTCTGTTTCGGGGCCTCAATTTTTACCCCTTCAGGCGCTT contains:
- a CDS encoding adenylate kinase; this encodes MNIILLGPPGAGKGTQSKQLAKSLNLPHISTGDILRENVKLDTELGRKAKDYMNKGGLVPDELVTKMLNSRLGLPDTKKGFILDGYPRNISQAKTLDSILSQRNIKIDTVIYLDSSDGVIIQRLSGRLVCRSCNMLFHKINMPPKKTMVCDACGGQLYQRDDDKEETIKNRLIVYKNEVSSLLDYYKNKGSLLKVSADGQANDVLKEIIELVKGLNDPSKV
- a CDS encoding 30S ribosomal protein S13: MPRIIGVDLPKEKTIETALTYLYGVGRFMSNKILKEANIEPLKRAKDLSEEEISRITIILQKSGYRVEGDLRRDISQNIKRLMDIGAWRGMRHKKGLPVRGQRTRTNARTRKGPRKGGSIVVKKVETK
- the secY gene encoding preprotein translocase subunit SecY — encoded protein: MLKALANSFKIPDLKKRLLITGALLLVYRVGCFIPTPGIDGAALSKFFAEMARTSGGALLGIINMFSGGAMEQMTIFALGIMPYISSSIILQLLTAVIPALEKLSKEGRVGYEKINQYTRYGTIVLAVIQSFFIALWLENPARFEGIKIVGSPGISFRILTVLTLTTGTIFIMWLGEQIQEKGIGNGISLVITAGIISRISPALNQLYILLSPNSPSKRALPFFTLIIMAVLLVGVVLAVIFVTQGQRKIPVQYARRVVGRKIFGGQSTYIPLKVDTAGVIAIIFAQSIISFPATIATFIPNPAFQRLAQSLGPGHILYTFLYALLIIFFCYFYTAIVFNPLDLSENMKKYGGFVPGIRPGKSTAEYLDFVMTRITLAGAIFIAFVAVFPHLTMNWLGVPYMVASFFGGTGVLIIVGVMLDTIKQIESHLLMHHYEGFIKSGRIKGRR
- a CDS encoding 50S ribosomal protein L36, whose amino-acid sequence is MKVKSSIRKICDKCKIIKRRGVARVICSTPKHKQKQG
- a CDS encoding 30S ribosomal protein S11; translation: MATKDKAKKKKIARGITSGIAHIQASFNNTIITITDKQGNALVWSAPGIVGYGGSKKSTPFAAQVAATDAAKKAKDIGIKEVEVFVKGPGFGRESAIRALQASGLTVTCIKDVTPIPHNGCRPKKKRRV
- a CDS encoding DNA-directed RNA polymerase subunit alpha, yielding MGIKWSDFQLPKRLECDESTYTNTYGRFYAAPFERGYGVTLGNSLRRVLLSSIEGSAVTSVKFDGVQHEFSTIPGVLEDTTEIILNIKGLVINSHSKIPKTISIKKDKKGEIKAKDIITDESVEIINPEHHIATLTKDTKFHIEMEVARGRGYVPQELNKKEDMAIGVIPVDSIFTPVKQVNFTIENTRVGQRTDYDKLILEITTNGAINPKDALLYASNILQRHLDIFVSFGQLPEDAEEEPMMTKEEVELYEKLRLPISELELSVRSSNCLREANIKTIADLVKRPEEEMLGFKNFGKKSLTEIKELLAGMGLGLGMKVDTKKLKIV
- a CDS encoding translation initiation factor IF-1 codes for the protein MAKEELIETEGKILEALPNAMFRVELDNGHVVLAHVSGKMRMHFIRILPGDKVKLELSPYDLSRGRITFRIK
- a CDS encoding 30S ribosomal protein S5; the encoded protein is MKDTTSSENVEFIERVIAINRVTKVTKGGKKLHFRALVVVGDTKGRVGYALDKANEVADAIRKSLGKAKKNLVKISIEGSTIPHEIIGEYGAAKVMLKPASEGTGVIAAGPVRAICEAVGIKDILTKSLKSNNPINVIKATMDGLTNLKA
- a CDS encoding 30S ribosomal protein S4; translated protein: MARYKDAVCRLCRREGEKLFLKGARCNTPKCAIAKRAYAPGQHGQGKQKHSNYGIQLREKQKVKRVYGVLERQFRRYFGIASKSKGVTGKILLQLLERRLDNVIFRMNFATSRAQARQIVRHNLIYINGKRVNIPSYLVAAGDSIEVKGKDGALNKIRENIEFSKDRAIVSWIEANAQDLKAKINRLPEKSDIQLPIQEQLIVELYSK
- a CDS encoding 50S ribosomal protein L15, which produces MKEKKIKAKRPSPKTKTFRKDLKTSKEKAVFLGLHNLKPAAGSKKRKRILGRGSSSGHGKTSTRGSKGQTSRAGRHFYLGFEGGQSPLIRKFPKRGFTSIFKQVYQIVNLIDLKNLKEEMINPEVLYDKGLISSKDKKVKILAKGDLKKSINLQAHAFSKAAREKIINAGGKAEVI
- a CDS encoding 50S ribosomal protein L18, whose protein sequence is MKNNREVARLKRHRRIKLRMFGEESKPRLIIHRSLKNLFIQVVDDSKKRTVLSSSTMDKEVKERFPYGGNVKAAVFLGEVFARKAKEKGIKKIIFDRAGLKYHGRVKAFADSLRKGGVEF
- the map gene encoding type I methionyl aminopeptidase, with product MIPLKSKEDIHMMGESGKILSRIIRSLRLFVSEGMTTKEIDAYAETLIKKESVISAFKGYRGYPANICTSVNDEVVHGIPSERVLLNGDILSLDVGINYKGYFSDAALTIPIGIVSGQIKKLLEVTEKSLKIGIEKVKANNHLYDISYAIQEYVEKNGFSIVREFVGHGIGKSLHEEPEIPNFGRKGTGPLLTEGMVFAVEPMVNMGAWEVEIAPNGWTALTKDRMASAHFEHTVAITDRGTEILTA